In Silene latifolia isolate original U9 population chromosome X, ASM4854445v1, whole genome shotgun sequence, the following proteins share a genomic window:
- the LOC141618670 gene encoding uncharacterized protein LOC141618670 has protein sequence MHHINTASTALLSTNQPGNQTDHIALLAIKSQLVDRPNGVLTSWNNSVHHCNWNGVTCGQENNRVTILDLHSEGLAGTISPFIGNLSFLKSILLYNNNLRGQIPSELGNLVNLQNLYLFQNTLSGEIPANLSGCVNLRNLSIAFNKLEGKLPVELRTLSKLEVFGIENNNCTGPLFDIIANLTSIRAISTGYNAFTGTIPNSIGRFQNLSILRLYNNEFSGTLPKSLFHLPSLQEINLPSNQFTGELPDDIGFTLPRLTWLLLSGNKFSGSIPTTLVNLTDIESIDLGDNNFTGKVPKGFEKLHNLTYLTLSFNYLTEDIKFISTLVNCTKLQLIDLRGGGFTGKLPASIGNLSIGLQKLGLGRNDISGTIPAGIINLINLTILDMSYCMFTGALPRDIGKLRNLEQILFNSNRLTSRIPESLGSIPRMTNLYLDDNIFEGSIPPSLGNCRSLLALNLSYNKLNGTLNSELLNGFAKFVQLDLSHNYLEGSIPSEISQQTSLGYLRVSKNKFSGVIPDGFGQCVTLQQLYMDGNSFHGAIPSSFASLSSLEEIDLSDNDFSGSIPNFFSKFSSLHYLNISYNDFEGRVPTNTVFANKSAIYLAGNKKLCGGISDLHLPKCTEKKIKETSNRRKKTQIMKVIIPTVCTVFGVLVMTIGLYLAYIKSKKKQVSSGLEMGKSFLKVSYDMLLKATDGFSSDKLLGAGTFGSVFEGIMDGKTVAVKVLNLQQRGASKSFIAECKALRNIRHRNLVGIITACSSTDFQRNDFKALVYEFMPNGSLDRWLNGAGNMNILQRVDIAIDMAHALNYLHHDCETPIVHCDLKPSNILLDHDMIAHVGDFGLAKILTQPLHPNQSSTIGVRGTVGYVAPEYGLGSEPSTDGDVYSYGILLLELMTGKRPTDNMFKEGFNLHMYAKAALPDQVMQIVDPSLQDNENTEEVEHRREIQDSYHQKRECIFALVSVGVACSDHSPEDRMKIPDVISRLQAAKYNLLNPTRTRH, from the exons ATGCACCATATTAATACAGCAAGTACAGCCTTGCTTAGTACTAATCAACCTGGCAACCAAACTGACCATATTGCATTGTTAGCCATTAAGAGCCAACTAGTAGACCGCCCTAACGGGGTGTTAACCTCATGGAATAACTCGGTTCACCATTGTAACTGGAACGGAGTTACTTGTGGTCAAGAAAATAATCGAGTAACAATTTTAGACCTTCACTCTGAAGGCCTAGCGGGAACCATATCTCCCTTCATAGGAAACCTTAGTTTCCTCAAAAGTATACTTCTTTACAATAATAATCTCCGTGGACAAATTCCTTCGGAGTTGGGTAATTTGGTTAACTTACAAAACCTATACCTTTTCCAAAACACCCTTTCAGGTGAAATTCCGGCTAACTTATCCGGTTGTGTCAACCTTAGAAACCTTTCTATAGCATTCAATAAGTTAGAGGGGAAACTCCCTGTCGAATTAAGGACATTGTCCAAGCTAGAAGTCTTTGGAATTGAGAACAACAATTGTACAGGGCCTCTGTTCGACATCATAGCAAACCTGACCTCCATACGCGCCATATCTACTGGTTACAATGCGTTTACAGGAACTATTCCAAACAGCATTGGTAGGTTTCAAAACCTATCTATACTTCGCCTTTACAATAATGAATTCTCGGGGACACTACCTAAGTCCTTGTTCCATCTCCCATCACTACAAGAAATTAATCTTCCTTCCAACCAATTTACAGGAGAACTTCCAGATGATATAGGTTTCACACTTCCGCGTTTGACCTGGTTGCTCCTCTCTGGAAACAAATTTTCAGGATCGATTCCAACCACCCTAGTAAACCTCACAGATATCGAGTCAATTGATCTAGGTGATAATAATTTCACTGGAAAAGTCCCTAAAGGTTTTGAAAAACTCCATAATCTAACTTATTTAACTCTTTCTTTCAATTACCTTACAGAAGACATAAAGTTCATAAGTACGTTAGTTAATTGCACCAAATTACAATTGATAGATTTAAGAGGGGGTGGTTTTACGGGAAAATTACCTGCATCGATAGGCAATCTGAGCATCGGTTTACAAAAGCTTGGACTGGGAAGGAATGACATAAGTGGAACAATTCCTGCAGGTATCATCAATCTCATTAATCTTACTATTTTGGACATGAGTTACTGCATGTTCACAGGAGCTCTTCCTCGCGATATTGGGAAGTTGCGAAACTTGGAACAAATCCTGTTCAATTCCAACAGACTGACAAGTAGAATTCCTGAATCTCTCGGAAGCATCCCACGTATGACTAATCTATACTTAGATGACAACATATTCGAAGGGAGCATACCTCCAAGTCTTGGGAATTGCCGGAGCCTTTTGGCATTGAATTTGTCGTATAACAAACTCAATGGAACCTTGAACTCGGAACTGTTAAACGGATTCGCTAAATTTGTTCAGTTAGATTTGTCTCACAATTATTTGGAAGGGTCCATACCTTCTGAGATCAGTCAACAAACAAGCCTAGGATACCTTAGAGTATCCAAAAATAAGTTTTCAGGTGTGATTCCTGATGGCTTTGGTCAATGTGTTACCCTCCAACAATTGTATATGGACGGTAACTCCTTCCATGGAGCCATTCCTTCATCCTTTGCTTCTTTGTCGAGCCTTGAAGAAATCGACTTGTCTGATAATGATTTTTCTGGTTCAATCCCAAATTTCTTCTCTAAATTTTCCTCATTACACTATCTAAACATATCATACAATGATTTTGAGGGAAGAGTTCCGACAAATACAGTATTTGCAAATAAAAGTGCAATATACCTTGCTGGTAACAAGAAGCTCTGTGGAGGAATTTCAGACCTGCATTTACCCAAATGCACGGAAAAGAAAATAAAGGAAACGAGCAACAGAAGGAAAAAGACCCAAATTATGAAAGTGATAATTCCAACTGTTTGCACAGTGTTTGGTGTGCTGGTCATGACAATAGGGTTATACCTGGCTTAtataaaaagtaaaaagaaacaaGTTTCATCCGGTTTGGAGATGGGAAAATCATTCCTGAAAGTGTCTTACGACATGCTACTCAAAGCGACAGATGGTTTCTCTTCGGATAAGCTACTGGGAGCAGGTACTTTTGGGTCTGTGTTTGAAGGAATAATGGACGGAAAGACAGTTGCTGTAAAAGTTCTGAACTTGCAGCAGCGTGGCGCATCTAAGAGTTTCATAGCAGAGTGTAAGGCTTTAAGGAATATTCGTCATAGAAATTTGGTCGGAATTATAACTGCTTGCTCTAGTACCGATTTTCAAAGAAATGATTTTAAAGCTCTAGTGTACGAGTTTATGCCCAACGGAAGCCTTGACAGATGGTTAAATGGTGCTGGAAATATGAACATTCTTCAAAGGGTTGATATTGCAATCGATATGGCTCATGCACTCAATTATCTCCACCACGACTGTGAAACTCCGATTGTTCATTGTGACCTAAAACCAAGCAACATATTGCTCGATCATGACATGATTGCCCACGTTGGTGATTTCGGACTAGCAAAGATCCTTACACAACCTCTACATCCTAATCAAAGTAGCACAATTGGAGTCAGGGGCACCGTTGGCTATGTTGCACCAG AGTACGGCTTAGGAAGTGAACCATCCACAGACGGTGATGTATACAGTTACGGAATACTGTTACTTGAGCTCATGACAGGAAAGAGACCCACTGACAACATGTTTAAGGAAGGTTTCAATCTTCACATGTATGCGAAAGCAGCGTTACCTGACCAAGTGATGCAGATTGTAGACCCATCTCTCCAAGACAACGAAAACACTGAAGAAGTCGAACACAGAAGAGAAATCCAAGACAGTTATCATCAGAAAAGGGAATGCATTTTCGCCTTGGTTAGTGTCGGGGTGGCATGCTCTGACCATTCACCAGAAGATCGAATGAAGATCCCAGATGTTATAAGTAGGCTTCAAGCAGCCAAATACAACCTGCTCAATCCTACACGCACTCGTCATTGA
- the LOC141620867 gene encoding putative LRR receptor-like serine/threonine-protein kinase At3g47570, translating into MSILQRADIAIDMAHALNYLHHDCETPIVHCDLKPSNILLDHDMIAHVGDFGLAKILTQPQHGVRGTVGYVAPEYGLGSEASTDGDVYSYGILLLELMTGKRPTDSMFKEGFNIHMYAKAALPDQVMQIVDHSLQDNEITEEVENRRAIIDTDHQKRECIFTLVSVGVGCSTHSPEDRMKIPDVISKLVAAKDNLLNATSRRHRSTI; encoded by the exons ATGAGCATTCTCCAAAGGGCTGACATAGCAATTGATATGGCTCATGCACTCAATTATCTCCACCACGACTGTGAAACTCCGATAGTGCACTGTGACCTAAAACCGAGCAACATATTGCTGGATCATGACATGATTGCTCATGTTGGAGACTTTGGACTAGCGAAGATTCTTACTCAACCTCAGCATGGAGTCAGAGGCACTGTTGGCTATGTTGCCCCAG AGTACGGCCTGGGTAGTGAAGCATCTACAGACGGTGATGTGTACAGTTACGGAATACTGCTACTTGAGCTCATGACGGGAAAGAGACCCACTGACAGCATGTTCAAGGAAGGTTTCAATATTCACATGTATGCAAAAGCAGCATTACCTGACCAAGTGATGCAGATTGTAGACCACTCTCTCCAAGACAATGAAATCACTGAAGAAGTCGAAAACAGAAGAGCAATCATCGACACTGATCATCAGAAGAGGGAATGCATTTTCACCTTGGTTAGTGTTGGAGTGGGCTGCTCCACTCATTCGCCAGAAGATCGAATGAAGATCCCAGATGTAATAAGCAAGCTTGTAGCTGCCAAAGACAACCTGCTCAATGCTACAAGCAGGCGTCATAGATCTACTATCTAG
- the LOC141620868 gene encoding uncharacterized protein LOC141620868 has protein sequence MQKLTFLDLWENQFSGAFPMSILNLSSLEILELTGNQIRGEFQAQTVVNLPRLSLLNLIGNKFSGSIPVTLLNLTNIEVIELGDNSFTGRIPQDFGKLHTLNFLGLSKNHLTGDINFISSLVNCSNLDLRWNNFTGELPESIGNLSTSLQRLALGHNPISGTIPAGITNLINLILLDISDCNITGALPPDFGKLKNLELILLSSNWLTGRIPESLGIIPRLTALYLDDNVLEGTIPPSLGNCQSLLTLNLSYNKLNGTLNSELFKGAAKFVQLDLSHNHLEGSIPLGISEQISLGYFRLSDNKFSGVIPYGLGHCVALQQLYMDGNSFHGDIPSSFASLSSLEEIDLSDNNFSGSIPAFFSKFPSLQYLNLSYNNFEGRVPTNAVFANESAIFLTGNNKLCGGISELRLPKCAENQVIKKSKRRKKSLAIKVIISTICVLLGVLTMVVGLYLTCIRDKKKHVSPDSEMGKTFLKVSYDMLLKATDSFSSDKLLGAGTFGSVFEGIVDGKTVAIKVLNLQHRGASKSFIAECNALRNIRHRNLVGIITVCSSADFQRNDFKALVYEFMPNGSLDRWLNGTRNMNLLQRVDIAIDMAHALNYLHHECETPIVHCDLKPSNILLDQDMIAHVGDFGLAKILTQPQHPNRSSTIGVRGTVGYVAPEYGLGSEASTDGDLYSYGILLLELVTGKRPTDNMFKVGYNIHTYAKAALPDQVMQIVDPSLRDSQITEEVENRRAIQDSDCQKRECIFTLVSVGVACSTHSPEHRMKIPDAISRLVAAKDNLLNATRMRQ, from the exons ATGCAAAAACTAACATTCCTTGACCTATGGGAAAATCAATTCTCTGGTGCATTTCCTATGTCCATCCTCAACCTCTCATCCCTTGAGATTCTTGAACTTACAGGCAACCAAATTAGAGGAGAATTTCAAGCACAAACAGTGGTCAATCTTCCTCGTTTGAGCTTATTGAACCTGATCGGTAACAAATTTTCAGGATCAATTCCAGTCACCTTGTTAAACCTCACAAACATTGAGGTAATTGAACTAGGTGATAATAGTTTCACAGGGAGGATTCCTCAAGATTTCGGAAAACTCCATACTCTGAATTTTTTAGGCCTTAGCAAAAATCACCTCACAGGTGACATCAACTTTATTAGTTCACTAGTTAACTGCAGCAACTTAGATCTCAGGTGGAATAATTTTACAGGAGAGTTACCTGAATCAATAGGCAATCTTTCCACCAGTTTACAACGCCTTGCACTTGGACATAATCCAATAAGTGGAACAATTCCTGCAGGTATCACCAATCTCATTAATCTAATTCTTTTAGATATTAGTGACTGCAACATCACAGGAGCTCTTCCGCCTGATTTTGGCAAGCTCAAAAACTTGGAACTAATTCTTCTGTCTTCCAACTGGTTAACTGGTAGAATACCGGAATCTCTCGGAATTATACCACGTCTCACTGCTCTTTATTTAGATGACAACGTATTGGAGGGGACGATACCTCCAAGTCTTGGGAATTGCCAGAGCTTGTTAACCTTGAACTTGTCATATAACAAGCTCAATGGAACCTTGAACAGTGAATTGTTCAAAGGAGCTGCTAAATTTGTTCAGTTAGATTTGTCTCATAATCATTTGGAAGGGTCCATCCCTTTAGGGATCAGTGAGCAAATAAGTCTAGGATATTTTAGACTATCCGACAATAAGTTTTCAGGCGTGATTCCTTATGGCCTCGGTCATTGTGTTGCCCTCCAACAACTATATATGGATGGTAACTCCTTCCATGGAGACATTCCTTCATCCTTCGCTTCTTTGTCGAGCCTTGAAGAAATTGACTTGTCCGACAACAATTTTTCTGGCTCAATCCCAGCATTCTTCTCTAAATTTCCCTCATTACAATATCTAAACTTATCTTACAACAATTTTGAAGGACGAGTTCCAACAAATGCAGTATTTGCAAATGAAAGTGCAATCTTCCTTACTGGTAACAACAAGCTTTGTGGAGGAATTTCAGAGCTGCGCTTACCCAAATGCGCTGAAAATCAAGTCATCAAAAAGAGCAAGAGAAGGAAAAAGTCTCTTGCCATTAAAGTGATAATTTCAACTATATGTGTACTTCTTGGTGTTCTGACCATGGTAGTAGGATTGTATCTGACTTGTatcagggacaaaaagaaacatgTTTCACCCGATTCGGAGATGGGGAAAACATTCCTAAAAGTGTCTTACGACATGCTACTAAAAGCAACAGATAGTTTTTCTTCAGATAAGCTACTGGGAGCAGGTACTTTTGGGTCTGTGTTTGAAGGAATAGTGGATGGGAAGACAGTTGCTATAAAAGTTCTGAACTTGCAACACCGTGGTGCATCTAAGAGTTTCATAGCAGAGTGCAATGCTTTAAGGAATATTCGTCATAGAAATTTGGTCGGAATTATAACGGTTTGCTCCAGTGCCGACTTTCAGAGAAATGATTTTAAAGCTCTAGTGTATGAGTTCATGCCCAACGGAAGCCTTGACAGATGGTTAAATGGCACTAGAAATATGAACCTTCTCCAAAGGGTTGATATAGCAATTGATATGGCTCATGCACTCAATTACCTCCACCACGAGTGTGAGACTCCCATTGTGCATTGTGACCTAAAACCAAGCAACATATTGCTTGACCAAGACATGATTGCCCATGTTGGAGACTTCGGACTAGCAAAGATTCTTACACAACCTCAGCATCCTAATCGAAGTAGCACAATTGGAGTCAGGGGCACAGTTGGCTATGTTGCCCCAG AGTACGGCCTGGGCAGTGAAGCATCTACCGACGGTGATTTGTACAGCTATGGAATACTTCTGCTTGAGCTTGTGACGGGAAAGAGACCCACTGACAACATGTTCAAGGTTGGTTACAATATTCACACGTATGCAAAAGCAGCATTACCTGACCAAGTGATGCAGATTGTAGACCCATCTCTCCGAGACAGCCAAATCACTGAGGAAGTCGAAAACAGAAGAGCAATTCAAGACAGTGATTGCCAGAAAAGGGAATGCATTTTTACCTTGGTTAGTGTTGGAGTGGCCTGCTCCACTCATTCGCCAGAACATCGGATGAAGATCCCAGATGCAATAAGCAGGCTTGTAGCTGCCAAAGACAACCTGCTCAATGCTACACGCATGCGTCAGTAA
- the LOC141618669 gene encoding uncharacterized protein LOC141618669 encodes MASSERNGIVSEHSNAMDLDDHDSIIYSEDEEEKNIDPFIKFINYAKSILSPPSDGEDSPGNEERERGGPGWSWIASRVLKTCVSYSSGVTPAILLAELSQAWNEQRKIIAPRKRPECISQLKKKHKRAKLPNTVTIDTIYEKNFLSLNSVLEAVVVDTYKLPGTNIWMITLGDFWSSNTIDLYLHRKFYDLVSLDTGILKKGMEIFLTGCYLRISTDGAGYPRLLPTEYLVVLLDEEKDDDAMLLGAQFCSDSFSSVFVNGASEGTSYSLYARIESIGPLEILEKCGGIKRIQIRLTDNDGVQMDFFLWGEQVVLANVLSTGSMLAIDRPFIGSSSEGGPKNCGGVCLEYGSVTQLYLVPFVRQGEQVCVALTPNRFKGSRLSTPSCPTQSLKVSQMTLPCDSQGSVDFSSYPFQSFITELHDKMTGISIYAVVTDIFRETNTEKSIFSLRMQDSSGTICAKLQFSGSWSLGRLSLGHTVYICGLTCSKTKQKRLEARWCENDPGTSFVNLSCLPAILNSSCLHESSCLADLSKSGLGTHICRVWLDQIDHCHVSTRLAHAACGHFVKSSCGSVECEFCCCRCETKELRRTFHLKITVADESGKAFAWCSGQTASELLQISPDEFYELPEEEQVIYPCSLENETYMIALVNSAQQDAIFKEQVTTENDMLPWEITRALKL; translated from the exons ATGGCTTCCTCCGAGAGAAACGGCATCGTATCGGAACATTCAAACGCCATGGATTTAGACGATCATGACTCAATCATTTACTCAGAAGATGAAGAAGAGAAGAACATCGATCCATTCATTAAATTCATAAATTACGCGAAATCGATCCTCTCTCCACCGTCGGACGGCGAAGATTCACCGGGAAACGAGGAGAGAGAAAGAGGTGGGCCAGGGTGGAGTTGGATTGCGTCACGTGTACTGAAGACCTGCGTTTCTTATTCTAGTGGTGTTACTCCTGCTATTCTTCTCGCCGAACTTTCTCAG GCTTGGAATGAGCAGAGGAAAATCATTGCACCCAGGAAAAGACCAGAATGCATCAGTCAATTGAAGAAGAAGCATAAGAGAGCAAAGCTGCCAAATACAGTGACTATTGACACTATATATGAGAAGAACTTTTTGTCTCTGAATAGTGTTTTGGAAGCTGTGGTTGTCGATACATATAAACTTCCAG GTACTAACATATGGATGATTACTTTGGGTGATTTTTGGAGCTCAAATACCATTGACCTTTATCTCCATAGAAA GTTCTATGATCTGGTCTCTCTTGATACTGGGATTTTAAAGAAAGGAATGGAAATTTTTCTCACAGGATGTTATCTTCGAATTTCTACCGATGGGGCTGGCTATCCCAGGCTTTTGCCAACAGAATATTTGGTGGTACTGTTGGATGAG GAAAAAGATGATGATGCCATGCTACTGGGAGCTCAATTTTGTTCAGATTCGTTTTCTTCTGTTTTTGTAAATGGTGCATCTGAAGGAACGTCGTATTCATTATATGCAAG GATTGAATCCATAGGGCCTCTGGAAATTTTGGAGAAGTGTGGTGGTATAAAGAGGATACAGATTAGGTTAACTGATAATGATGGTGTCCAGATGGATTTTTTTTTGTGGGGTGAGCAAGTTGTGCTAGCTAACGTTCTCAG TACTGGGAGCATGCTTGCAATTGATAGACCATTCATTGGAAGTTCCTCTGAGGGCGGTCCTAAAAATTGTGGAGGCGTTTGTCTTGAATATGGAAGCGTAACTCAATTATATTTGGTCCCATTTGTCCGACAAGGGGAACAA GTATGTGTGGCTTTGACACCAAATCGATTCAAAGGATCAAGGCTTTCTACACCTTCATGTCCTACACAAAGTCTTAAAGTCTCACAAATGACTCTACCATGTGATTCTCAAGGCTCAGTTGATTTTAGTAGTTATCCATTTCAG TCTTTTATTACTGAGCTGCACGACAAGATGACTGGAATTAGCATATATGCTGTTGTTACGGATATATTTCGAGAGACAAATACTGAAAAATCAATCTTCAGTTTAAGAATGCAAGATTCAAGTGGAACAATTTGCGCAAAGCTGCAGTTTTCTGGATCTTG GTCATTGGGAAGACTAAGCCTTGGTCATACAGTGTACATTTGTGGTTTGACATGCtccaaaaccaaacaaaaacG TTTAGAAGCAAGATGGTGTGAGAATGATCCCGGGACTTCCTTTGTCAACCTTAGTTGCTTGCCTGCAATTTTAAACTCTTCTTGCCTCCATGAATCATCCTGCCTCGCTGATCTTTCAAAGTCGGGTCTTGGTACACAT ATTTGTAGAGTCTGGCTGGACCAAATTGACCATTGTCATGTTAGCACAAGATTGGCTCATGCTGCTTGTGGTCATTTTGTCAAATCATCATGTGGCTCTGTGGAATGTGAATTCTGTTGCTGCCGATGTGAGACGAAGGAACTAAGACGCACTTTCCATCTAAAAATAACCGTGGCAGATGAGAGCGGGAAAGCCTTTGCATGGTGTTCGGGTCAAACTGCAAGTGAACTACTCCAGATATCTCCTGATGAGTTCTATGAATTACCGGAG GAagaacaggtcatctatccttgctCACTTGAAAATGAAACATACATGATTGCACTTGTGAATTCTGCCCAGCAAGATGCCATTTTTAAGGAACAAGTGACTACAGAAAATGACATGCTGCCCTGGGAGATCACCCGTGCTCTGAAATTATGA